AATAAAACCGGGGCAGGCTAGCGGTTTTGTTCAATCCCCAGGCCTTTTCGCTGACACTGGCGAAGGCCAGTCCCGGGGGAAGCATCAAGGCCTTCTGTGAACCGGAAACCAGGATATCAATATGCCAATCGTCGGTCTTAAGATCATAGACCCCCAGGGCCGAGATGGCATCCACGACCAGGATGGTCCCCGGGTACTTTTGGACTATTTCCCCGATGGCCTCCACCGGGTGCTTGACGCCAGTGGACGTTTCATGGGCCTGAATATAAACGGCCTTGATTGCCTTATCGTTTTCTAAAGCTGCCTCAATGCGTTCGGGCCGAATAGACTTGCCCCATTCCACATCAAGGGTAATGGCCTTCACCCCGTAAGCCGTACAGATTTCTTCCCACCGTTCGCCGAATTTACCGCCCCGGATCACCAGGGCCTTGTCTCCGGCCGACAAAAAATTAGTCACCGCCCCTTCCATGGCCCCGGTCCCGGAAGCAACCAGGATGAGGACCTCGTTTTTGGTTTGGAAAATGAATTTCAGCCCTTCCTCGACCTCGGCCAGGATAGCTGAAAATTGGGGGGATCGGTGATGGATTATAGGTTCGGCCATGGCCAGCAAGGTCTCCGGAGCCACCGGTGTCGGACCAGGGGCCATCAAATAACGTTTTTGCATAACGCCTCCAGAAATTTAGTAAAAATATAATTGGTGAAAAAAATTACATGATTTTTCTTTTACCAATTGGGTAAGGTTTTGTCAATACATTAACCCTGAATTAACCCGATTATGACCAAAAAAAAACCCCGGAGGGTCGCCCCTCCGGGGTTTTTTTCAGGTACGATTTAAAATTTAGAAAACAAACAAGAAGGTCAAACCGCCTAACCATTCCTTGCCAAGATCAGGCTTGTTGGCCTTGGTGGGATCCTTACCATAGTCATACATGGTAAATTCCGGGGATAATATGAAACCAGGAGCCACATTGTAGCGGATACTGATACCATACATCAACCGGGTATTGTTATCATCCGAATTGGCTAACTTGCCATAAACATCGCTGTTCTTGGCATTATCATAGCCGAAATATAAATGAGGCGTAGCCGGCCCGAAGGTATAGGCCAGATCCACAAAGGCATTCACACCCGTGGTATTCTTAACCTTCCCCTCGGCATCCCGCCGATAGGATTGGAAAGCACTTTCCAAAGCCAGCGGCCCGGCGATATTCTGGCCGTAGCCCCCTTGAACGATACCGGTAAAACCACCGACAGCCACTTTCACCGGTAATACGCCATACCAGGCCGTCATAGTATCATCAAATCCGCTGGGCATTTTATCCCATTTGATCTGTTGATACAAACCGGCCGGGTAGAGGCTGATGGCGCCGAAATTCAAATTCAACTTGACGGCGACGGTCGGCAGGGTGGCATAAGAGGTCCTGGTGCTATCGACCTTGACATCAGGCTGCAGCAAGGTAACGGCATACCCGAATTGCTTGGAGACATTCTGGGTAAAACGGACTTGCGGGTTCCGGGAATCATACACCGAGCCAAAACCGAAGCCGACCACATGGAAGCCGTTATTCAAACCCATGAGCGGAGAAGCCACGAGGGTGTACAAGTAACCATCGTCTTTTCCAGCCCGGATTTCGCAGTTGCCGAATTTATACCATCCATACAATTTACGGGTTTCGATGTAGTTGGTGGTACCCACACCCTCGCCCGTGGCACCCTGGACTTCACCGCCGTTACCCAATTCCCAGTAACCGCCGACGTCACCCACTTCAAAAGATCCTCTGACCCGGGAACTGTTGATTACCGAGGTGATAAACTGGGTGTTATCTTCCCCGGCCCCGGTCCTTTCCTTACTCCGGTTCCAGTAACCGAAATCTGTCTGGATCAAGCCGCCGATATACATCTTTTGACCTTTGGCACCGTCGATGCTAAAGGCCAGAACCGGCATGGCCAAAGCGGTTACCAGGCCCATGACCAATGCAATCAAGCCTAATTTTTTCATCATCTCTTTTTCTCCTTTTTGGTGTTTTTAAAATAATCTCTTCTTCTAAAAACATGCACTCCAATCCTTAAAAACCGCTACTGCCAACTTCCTTATTTTATTTCTAAAATCTGCCGACCACCCCCTTTATCCGAAATTTTTTCGAATCGTCTCTTTTGCATAACAGGTTGTATTTCTTATGTCAAGAATTTTTTTATGAAAAAGTTTATTTTTTTTATCTTATCTCATTAAATTAACTTGACAAAAAGTTGGATAGATTATTAAATTGGATATTAAGTTATGATGAACAGGTAAGAAGTCGCCAAAACTCGCATTACGTCATTCCGGCGAAAGCCGGAATCCAGAAATTATTTTGAGACAAAAAGACCCTGGATTCCGGTTTTCGCCCTCCCCTCCGGCCTGGAAACCCTCCGGGACGGAGGCCGGAATAACGAGCGAGAAAGTCAACCTGATTCGAGTTCAACGGGAAGGAGCCGGGACTGTCTTATATAAAATGTTTTCTTTTGGGGTTAATGCTCTGTGCTTCAATGATGATGGCGGGCTGTTCCTCCAATTCTTCTTCATCCAGCGGATTCGGGT
The nucleotide sequence above comes from Deltaproteobacteria bacterium. Encoded proteins:
- a CDS encoding alanine--glyoxylate aminotransferase family protein; this encodes MQKRYLMAPGPTPVAPETLLAMAEPIIHHRSPQFSAILAEVEEGLKFIFQTKNEVLILVASGTGAMEGAVTNFLSAGDKALVIRGGKFGERWEEICTAYGVKAITLDVEWGKSIRPERIEAALENDKAIKAVYIQAHETSTGVKHPVEAIGEIVQKYPGTILVVDAISALGVYDLKTDDWHIDILVSGSQKALMLPPGLAFASVSEKAWGLNKTASLPRFY